The Virgibacillus siamensis sequence ATCGAGTGAAGTTGCCAGGAATACAAAACCGAGGATTACGAAAAACACGGAAACAATAACCGGTAATGGCAACGAGTTCAGTACAGCTACAATAGCAGCCTGTCCACTTTCTTCGGATAATATCTTCGTCAAATTCACTTCACCGCTTAATTGAAGATCCATTGCATACCCGCCGAACACCGCAAAATATAACCAGCTTCCGATTGAACCCCACATTAACACATTAAAAACCAATTCACGTATACTGCGGCCTTTAGAAATACGGGCTACAAATATACCTATAAATGGTGCTGTGGCTGCAAACCATGCCCAATAAAACACAGTCCACGCCTGCGGAAATCCACCTTGGGCTATTGGATCCGTATACAGACTCATCCTCATAAATTCATCCAGCATGATACCCATACTATTGGTGAAATACGACAAAATAAACAGTGTAGGACCAACGATAATGACAAACAGAGCTAGACCCAATGCCATATAAACATTCCAGTCACTTAATTTACGAATACCTTTATATAGGCCCATATAAGCACTTGAGCTGAAAATAAAGGTCCAAATTATAATAATAACAATATCCAACCATAATGAAGGCTCTAATCCAAATAAGTCTCCAATTACAGCTGAGACCATTGGAACACCAAGACCCAGTGAAGTACCGAGACCGCCGATCATACTCCAAATAACCAATACATCAATCGCCTTACCCAAAAATCCATCTGCATGTTTACCGAGTACCCCTCTGCAGGCGGCACTTATTTTTAAAGAATGATCTTTTCGCACAAAAAAACTGTACGCCATCACAACAGCCGGGAGTGCATATAGTGCCCATGCTGAAATCCCCCAGTGGAATAATCCGTAGCTAAGTGCATATTCAGCAGCACCTGTTGATTCCGGTTCGATACGGAAAGGAGGACCAGTATAATAATAGAGTGGTTCAACAATTGACCAGAACATAATGCTTGTTCCCATACTGGCGCAGAATAGCATTCCACCCCAACTGAATCGGCTGAATTCCGGCTTGTCGTCCGGACCGCCCAATTTAACTTTTCCATATTTTCCAACCATCAGCCAGATTAAAATTATAAATAGACCAATTGTCAAAAATTCAAACGCCCAGTCAAATCGGAAAGTAATTTCTGTCATCATATTTGATACAACCGGACCAGCTGTTTCTCTAAATATTACCAATAATATAGTTACGCCTACCACCAGGATGATTGATGGCCAAAAGATAGTTTTTTCTAATTTTGGATTCATATAATTGCTTGCATACCTCCAATATGTTGTATATTTCATGGTTGTTGATAAATCGAGAATGGTTTTTGTATCCATCCATTGTCTATTTATCTAATAATTTTCTGATACCTTGAACAAAATCTATACCTCTATTGATAAATCATGCCCTCCTGAACTGTTAAATCTTCCTCCTTCCCAAGTAAAATAAAAATACTTTATGAACACATTTTTCAAATGAACGTGTTCATGATAGCATAATATTACTATTTGTCAAAAAAATACGGGAAGCCACATTCATGGCCTCCCGCTTACATTACACGTTCATTACCTGATTATAGGTGTCACCCGTTTTTGTTTCTTCCTAAACCCATCGAGTAGTAATAGCCTTCTTACGCGTATAAAATTCTATACCATCTTTTCCGTTTACATGCAGATCGCCGTAGAAGGAATCTTTCCAGCCTGAAAACGGAAAGAAAGCCATTGGGGCCGGAACACCGATATTTACTCCCAGCATACCTGCATCAATCTTCTCTCTGAAGGTGCGTACCGATCCTCCATCATTAGTAAAGATACAAGATCCATTTGCAAATCTTGATTTATTTGTTAATTCAATTGCTTCTTCAAGATCCTTGACACGGATAACTGACAAAATAGGTGCGAACATTTCATCTTCCCAAATCTTCATTTCACTTGTCACATTATCAAAGATTGTAGGGCCGACAAAATAACCTTTTTGTTGAAGACCTTTATCCTCTCGCCCGTCACGGACTAGTTTTGCTCCTTCTTTTTCGCCGGTCTCAATATACTGTAATGTACGTTCTTTATGCTGATCTCGAATAACCGGTCCCAGAAAAACTCCCTCATCCAAACCATTCCCAATTTTTATTTCATTTGCCTTTTGAATTAATTGTTCAACAAATTCATCTGCTATCGATTCATGCACGGCTACAACTGAACAAGCCATACACCGTTCTCCTGCAGAGCCAAATGCTGCACTAATCACTTGGGTAGTTGCATTATCTAAATTGGCGTCACTTAATACAATGGAATGGTTTTTTGCCCCGGAAAGTGCCTGAACACGTTTAAGGTTTTCCGTGCCCCTTTTATATACATATTCAGCAACCGGTTGTGAACCTACGAAGGAAATAGCATCAATTTGTTGATGATCCAATAAACCATTTACCACATCGTGTGCCCCATGCACGATGTTAAATACTCCAGCTGGCAACCCCGCTTCTTCCAACAATTCACCAAGTCGATTGGCAAGTATTGGAGTGCGTTCAGATGGCTTCAGAACAAATGTATTTCCCGTTACAATAGCCATTGGGAACATCCAGGCGGGAACCATCATTGGAAAGTTAAATGGTGTAATCCCACCAATAACCCCGATAGGGTAACGATATACCCCTGATTCTAATCCTGCGGCAATTGATGGTAATTGGTCACCCATCATAAGTGATGGTGCCCCGGAAGCAAACTCCACACATTCAATACCTCGCAAGACTTCACCATATGCCTCTTTATAACTTTTTCCATTTTCAATAGTGACCAGTTCCGCAAGTTCTTCCCAATGTTCAACAAGTAATTGCTGATACTTAAATAGAATGCGCGCACGTTTTGGGACAGGAACTTCCTTCCAAGTCTCGAATGTTTCCGCAGCAACTTTTACGGCCTTATCCAAGTCTTCCTTGCTGGAAATTGGCACATGGGCTATCACTTCACCGGTTGCCGGATTAAATACTTTTTCGGTTTTGTCTGAAGTTGCATCAATCCATTCGCCATTTACATAGTTTTTTATTGTTTTTACTTCTGTTTCAATCATAAATTTTGCCTCCTAAATAGTGGTATCAACGTTTAGCAAATGCCTTTTTTATCGTGTTCACAATAATATCAAGTTGCTCATCATCGATAATGAGCGGTGGACAAAGTGCAATAACATTATTAAATCCGTCAACTGTGCTTCCATTTTTCCCGATAATTACCCCATCTTCCTTACACAGGGCTATGATTCTATCAACTTTTTCTGAGGATGCAGGGTCTTGTGTTAATTTGTTCTCTACCAATTCGATTCCTGCAAGCAGTCCTTTGCCACGAATATCCCCAACATTCGGATGTTCTTTTAGCTCACGCAGTTTTTCCAATAACTTTTTGCCCATCTTTTCAGAGCGTTCGACCAAATTTTCACGTTCCATAATTTCCATATTTTTCAATGCAACCGCACACGATGCCGGGTTACCTCCAAATGTGTTTACATGACGGAAGTGGTCATATTTTTCGGTCCCTTTAAACGCTTCATAAATATCTTTTCGAACCGCGGTTGCAGAAAGAGGAAGCGAACCATTCGTTATTCCTTTCGCCATTGTTACAATATCTGGTGTTACACCATAATTTTGAAAACCAAAGCGCTTACCTGTTCTGCCAAAGCCGCAGATTACTTCGTCAACTATCAACAAAACCCCATGCTTATCACAAATCTCCCTGACTCTCGGCAAATAACTTTCGTGGGGCATAATTACACCACCACCCGTAATAATCGGTTCCATTATCACGGCGGCAACGCTTTCATTCATTTCCCAGGTGATTACACGGTCAATTTCGTCCGCACACGCAAGACTGCGTTCTTCATCTGATCCCTTATATGGACACCTATATATATCCGGCGGTGTAACATGAAGAAAACCCTGGGCAAGCGGTTCATATCGATATTTCCTTTGCGCCTGACCGGTAGCTGCCAGCGCCCCCATTGAATTTCCATGGTATGCCCTGTATCTTGATATAAATTTATGACGGCCTGGTTCCCCATTTTGTTGGTGAAATTGACGGGCAATTTTAAACGCTGTCTCATTTGCTTCCGATCCACTGTTTGAGTAAAAGATTACATATTCATCTCCAAGCCATTCGTTTAATTTTTCCCCAAGTTCAATTGCCGGGACGTGACTATGAGACATTGGGAAATAGGAAAGTTCCTTCAACTGATCATACGCAGCCTGAGCTAGCTCCTCCCTGCCGTATCCAGCATTAACACACCAAAGTCCGGACATTGCATCAAGAAATTCCTTCCCGTTCGTATCTTTTACATAGGCACCTTTTGCTTCACTCATCACCATCGTGGCCTTTGGATTGTATGGACGCATGGCATGCCAAATGTACTTTTCGTCCTTGTCCTGTAACCCAATTGGTTTGGTTTCCATCAACACCACTCCTTTTTATTTACTTACTATGGAAAAATATGAATTTATACTATAAACATTACTATTGATTTACAAATCCTACATTAGACATTTAGTTAAATGATCACTTTAGTTATTTAACAATTAGGAATCAACCTATTTGACTAAAGTGGGTGGTACTTTCCTGTAACCGCATCGACTGTCAGCAAAAATCTATCAGAAGAGTGCTTGCGCCCTTCAGCAATCCAGTACGGTCTGTAGAATACCTCTTTCTTCGTTAAAGTAAGTTTCGGCATAGATAAAACCTTTAGTTTATAAGAAATGGAGTCGTATAAAAAGTCTTTGGAAATTTCACTTACCTCAAATGAGCCTAATTTCTTTTGAATGATATTTTGAGGATCTATTTGCTTTTTCTTAAACTTAGGAGATCCATCGATTAGAGAACCGATTCCATTAATACCGTCAACTGTACACCCAACCATTGCGCCAGTTGGACGCGGAAAACTTTTTCTCTCCAATGTATACTCAAAAAAGAAATAGGGATAATAGACAAGCTGGTCTACTATAAATGACCCTTTTGAATCCATTTTATCCAGATAATTTTTTATTTCATGATTATTAAATCCAACTTCTTCTGCATTAATTACCTCAATCATGTTTATCATCCCTCTACTGGTATTCTACGCTTAACAAACTCAGAGATTCCCTTTGCTTCAGGAGCAATATCCCGCGCAATATTCTTTTCTATATTCCCGGGCAGTTGACGCGGTCCTTTTGCTTCCTCGAATGCCTCCTGAATTGGTTTGGAAGGAGTAGATCCAAACCTGTTTCCAACTATCATACCTATAATAGATACAATCAGTCCTCCAAGAAAAGGATGAACTGCTGTAATACTTTGCCATTCGAAGGAAGTCCAAATAATGTTCGTTACCCCACCGCTGATCATCGCACATAATACCCCGACCTTATTAGCGTTTTTCCAGTAAACTGAACAAATATATGGGACAAGGAAACTGCACCCAAGTGTACCAAAGGCAAAAACTACTAGCGCAAAAACCGATGGAGGCTGATTAATTGCTACGACCACACCTAATACACCTGCAAAAAGTATGGCAAGTCGCGATACTAGAATCATTTTGTTTTGACTGGCTTTCTTATCAATAAATCTTTGATAGATATCCCGAGACAAAATAGTTCCGGCTTGCATCAAAATTGAATCCGATGTTGACATAATTGCCGCCATAATTGCTGATAGCAAAATTGCTGCAATAAAGCCGGGAAAGAACGTATATGCCAGTGTAGGTATCACCATTTCGGGGTCTGCCAGATTAGGAAGCAGAATAATTCCGATAAAACCAAGTAAGTATGGAGCATAGGAAAAAAGGCTATTATATATTGTGGTCCACAAAATGGCCGATTTTACTGTTTTTGTATTTTTTATTGACATGTGTCTTACAACTACGTGAGGGAGCCCCATGTATCCAATCGAGTATATCAATACTGCTCCAATAATAACTCCCCATTGACCATAGAAAACAAGATCTTTCCCCCATATACTCAGGTATGAAGAGTCAATTTGGCCAAGTGATTCATTTAAACCTGAAATCCCCCCGACTTGCGTTAGACCAATAAACAAAATGGCGATTGCTCCGACAACCATGAGTATTCCCTGAAAAAAGTCCGTCCAGACAACAGCTAAATATCCTCCAGTCGCTGTATAAGCAACAATGATACTTACCCCAACGATGAGGGCCCACTCAAATGGTATTCCCGTCAAAACTTCCAATGTCTTTCCCGCTGCAATAAACTGCGCAAAAACATAGGCAAAAGAAAAATAATAGAAATAATAGAACCAACAACTCTTATTGCGGGGCTTTCAAATCGCTTCTCCAAGTACTCTATTGGCGAAAGCGCCTTCAATATTTCAGACATTCGACGCATTCTTTTTCCTAACACAGATAGGTTAACAATACCCCCGCCTGCGTCACCTATCGCATACCATATAGCATACCATCCTTGTTGAAAAGCCAGTGCAGGAGCCCCTAGAAACATGAACCCACTCATTGAGGTACTTTGCATTGTTAGTGCAGTTACAGCAGGCCCTATATTTCTGTCTCCCAATAAATAACTGTCCACTGACTTAGATGCCTTTCTAGTGAAATATACACCTATCGCAAGTAAAACAAGCAAATAAATGATGAATACTATCGCATCACTTCCCATTATTTCATCCCCTTATCATTAAATTTCGAGTAGAATTCATCCTCCTTTTCATCCCCTTTTTTATGAACGAAATACATTACAATACCAAGTGTTATCCAAATAAATGGCCACGGTACAATCAACCAAAAGGTTTCTGCAGGAAAATTCAACACGTAAACACCCCCTTCAATTTATCTAATACATTACATAGACCGATTTTTATAAATCATGGAGTCGCAAGGTGATAGAATATTCCTAATATATGGTACACTCTTGACATTTCTTTAACATTAGACATAATGTTAAAGAAGGACAGCGCTTACATAAACACTTTGAAATATATCAATGCTAAAATTCATATGGGGGAGGTTGTTTTGTGTGGAACTGACTGTGCAGGATGCTCTTAATCGTCCGCTTTTTAAAAATGCTAAGGTAATAGCAGGGGAAAATGGATTAAATCGCAGGGTTAATTGGGTTCATATTGTTGAAATAAATAAATTTGGTCATTTATTAAATGGCCAGGAGATTATTTTAACAACCGGAGTTGAATGGACAAAAGATAAAACAAAAGGTTTACACTTTATGGAGCAACTTATCACACATAATTCATCAGCACTGTGCATTGAAACAGAGAAACAGAATGGAAATTTTTCAAAGGAAATGTTGTTATTGGCCGATAAAAACAATATACCCATTATTGTTTTTAATAAAGAGGTTAAATTTGTTGATATCACCAAAGACTTACATGAAGTTTTATTAGGTTATCGGGAAAATTCATGGTGGAGTCTGGAAAATTTATATAAAAGATTTAACGATACGCTTGTCTCAGGTGGTACAATTGGAGAATTTTTAAAAGTATTACATAAGAGTACAAAAAAGCAGATTGTACTGATCCATAATGATAACCAATTTCATTTTTTTCCTTCCCCGCCTGCCAAACAACAGAAAAAATGGGTAAAGCAAATCCAGGACTCTCCAAAAGATTTTTGTACCTATCCTGTAAATTTTTTGAATGAAACCGTGGCAAAACTTTATCTTCTGGAGGACAGGGATAAAGTTTCCTTCACACATGACTTATCTGCTAAAAGGTGCAGTGAATTTATCAGCCAATACTTCTGGAAGTACTACCAGCAAAGAGAAGTACATCAAATTAAAGAGAATGAGTGGTTGTTACAAATTTATAATGGAACGATGTCACATGAAAAAGCAACAGAATTATTTAAGCAAAATAATCCTGAAGTCGATTTTAAACAAGCTATTGTGGGGGTAATACCGGAAAGTGAAGGACATATATCCATTGAAAAAAATAATAGCGTAATAACCATGGGACTAATGCTTATTCGTTCGATTTTTCATAGTAAAGGTTTTAATGTTTTAACAGTTAAAGACGAATCTAAAAATTGTTATGTATTATTACTGATCAACAAACGGGAAGACAGTACATTTTTCCTTCGAATAACAGAAGCCACTCGTCACTTGTTCCAATCTAATATCGACGGATTCAGTAAGGAGGATATTCGCTTAATCAGTTTCGGAAAAGAAGTAAATAGTTTTAAAATGGTCCGGGAAAGCTATCAGACTTCACTCATCAGTTTAAACTTTCAGCAAAGTATTTCTCCTCTTCAACCACCTTTTTATAAAAACTTAGCAGTATACCGTCTTATAGATCAATCAAATGATGTATCCCACCTAAGAGAAATTATATACGATTATATTGGTCCAATTATTTCCTACGACCAGCAAAATGGTACAGAACTTTTGAAAACGTTGAAAGTCTATTTGAAAAATTTAGGATCGAAGAAAAGCACAGCTGATGAATTATATATTGTACGTCAAACGTTATATCATCGACTGAATCGTATAAAATTGTTAATTGGAGAAGATTTTATGGATCCCGAAAAGAGAATTATGATTGAAACTGCAATTTATTTTTTAATGTATTTTAAAAAAATGAGTCTGATTTCTGTGTAAACGAATGAAAACGGGTAATCGCCCGGTCTCGAACCATTCTACTTAACATACGATATTTCATATGTGAATTAAAATGGTTGAAAGAAATTAACCTAGATTTCTTTCAACCATTTTCCACTGAACCCTAGTTAACTAAATCCAAAACAGTTTGTAACATCACATTAACCCCACGTTCACAGTCTTCCCATGGTGTCAATTCATCTTCTGCATGACTCTTGCCATTTACACTTGGTACAAAAATCATTGCAGCGGGAATATAAGTTGCAATGAACTGGGCATCATGTCCAGCCCCGCTTACCATACGTTTGTGGGAATACCCAATATTTTTCGCTGAACGCTCCACTGCATTTACGATTTCCTCATCAAACCATACCGTTTTTCGATCCCATTGCTTCGTTGTTTTCACTTCACATTTTTCCTTCCCTGAGGATTCCGGGAGTCCTTCAATAATTTCTTCTACTTGCCTGATAGTGTTAGGATCCTTATGTCTTGCCTCAAGGGTAAACACAACCTTATTGGGAATGACGGTATGAATATTTGGACTTACATTCATCCTGCCAATCGTATAGACCAATTGATCATCCAGTTTATTCATTTTCTCACGTATTTCAGTAATTAAATTATTAGTTGCAAACAAGGCATCTTTACGAAGCGGCATCGGTGTGGTGCCTGCATGATTGGAATCGCCGCTAACCTCAATTTCATAGTTGACCATGCCAACCACACCTTCAACGATACCAACCTGCAGTGATTCACTTTCTAAAACAGGCCCTTGTTCAATGTGCAGCTCCAAAAATGCTGCTGCATCTGTCAGCCTATTTTCTTCCTTCCCGACAAAACCACTGTTACGAAGTGCCTCGCCAAAGGTGGTCCCTTCCGTATCTGTCGACTGCAGCATAGTCGATTTATCAAACCAGCCAGAGAGCACTCCGGAAGACATCATCGCAGGTTCAAACCGGGCACCCTCTTCATTGGTAATATTGGCAACTACAATGGGGACTCGGGGTTTAATACCATTTTCAACTATCGTTCGGACTACCTCTAATCCCGTTAATACACCCAATACACCGTCAAACCTGCCACCCTTTTTAACAGAATCCAGGTGTGAGCCGACAACCACCGGAAGCTGATCATTATCCAGTCCGGGTAATGTTGCGTACATATTGGCCATATCATCCCACACAACCGTCATCCCAAGTTTTTCACACTCAGATTGGAAATGGCTTCTAACTTTAAGGTCGATTTCGGATAATGCTAATCTTGTGACACCATTGTTCGCGGTCCCGCCAAAATCAGCGAACTCTTCTATCGTATTTTTTAGCCTTTCCCCATCAATTAGTACTTTTTGTTTTTCCATCATTCCTCTCCTTCCTTCTCTCTTTTTTCAATTAGCTATTTACGTTTGCTGTTTGATGTACAATGTGGCAAAATACTTTCGGCTGTCCGGGCTGGTCAAACGTATTGTTTTTTTATCGAATGTCATTTGATTCTCAAATTCGACCACATCTCCATCAAGCGTCCCTTTTGAACCTGTAATGGTATACCCACTTTTCAACAAATCATCCACTTCGCGTTTTTCAGATAAGAATGCATCATAGCTTGCCAATAATATATACCCCCTTTTTCAACCTACTACTTCATCCTGTTTATGTTCATCCTCATCAATCACCCAATCACGCCCAACAGTAATCCCAAGATATTTATCGTCACTTGGATCCTCTATTTCTGCCTGCGGAAACCTTTTAAAGTACCAATACTTCGTAAGCACATAGTAAATGGCCCCCGCTAAAACGAATCCTACAATGAACGAATAATCCATTAAGAGAATGGCTACAGCACCACCAATCACCCAGGCAATGAAACCGACAATGTTTACACCGCCATGAAACTTGAACTGTCCCTCATGCTGGAATAGTTCCTGCACATTTACCCTTCGCTTCCGCAGCACATAATAATCGACAACGAGAATCCCGCTTATTGCCGACAAAACGGCTCCAAAAAATAACAATGCTTGTGTCAGTATTTCGTAGACACTCCAAGGCTGTATAACCGTTCCCACAATCCCTACCACAAATACCGCAACCGCATTGGACACTCTTGGACCCAATACATTTGAAAAAATTGCTGCAGCCGGGACAATATTCGCGGCTGTATTTGTTGACCACTGTGTCAGAACAATCATAAGTAACAACATCGCCAACATCCAGCCGGAAGCAGTATCCTGCAAAGCAATAACAGGGTTTGAACTGCCCGCAACCATAAAGGCCGCCGCACCAATCATAATCATAAATGCTTCCGTCAATGGCATGGCAATCAGACTGCCGATTAAATTTGTTTTGTTTCGTTTAAAC is a genomic window containing:
- a CDS encoding BCCT family transporter; translated protein: MNPKLEKTIFWPSIILVVGVTILLVIFRETAGPVVSNMMTEITFRFDWAFEFLTIGLFIILIWLMVGKYGKVKLGGPDDKPEFSRFSWGGMLFCASMGTSIMFWSIVEPLYYYTGPPFRIEPESTGAAEYALSYGLFHWGISAWALYALPAVVMAYSFFVRKDHSLKISAACRGVLGKHADGFLGKAIDVLVIWSMIGGLGTSLGLGVPMVSAVIGDLFGLEPSLWLDIVIIIIWTFIFSSSAYMGLYKGIRKLSDWNVYMALGLALFVIIVGPTLFILSYFTNSMGIMLDEFMRMSLYTDPIAQGGFPQAWTVFYWAWFAATAPFIGIFVARISKGRSIRELVFNVLMWGSIGSWLYFAVFGGYAMDLQLSGEVNLTKILSEESGQAAIVAVLNSLPLPVIVSVFFVILGFVFLATSLDSASYVIASVATKELGMTAEPARWHRLLWGILLSALAISLTVVGGLDVVQTSSVLVSVPVLIMYLLMAISLIKWLNNNEHLHHYVENSGRKSKEVNK
- a CDS encoding CoA-acylating methylmalonate-semialdehyde dehydrogenase, coding for MIETEVKTIKNYVNGEWIDATSDKTEKVFNPATGEVIAHVPISSKEDLDKAVKVAAETFETWKEVPVPKRARILFKYQQLLVEHWEELAELVTIENGKSYKEAYGEVLRGIECVEFASGAPSLMMGDQLPSIAAGLESGVYRYPIGVIGGITPFNFPMMVPAWMFPMAIVTGNTFVLKPSERTPILANRLGELLEEAGLPAGVFNIVHGAHDVVNGLLDHQQIDAISFVGSQPVAEYVYKRGTENLKRVQALSGAKNHSIVLSDANLDNATTQVISAAFGSAGERCMACSVVAVHESIADEFVEQLIQKANEIKIGNGLDEGVFLGPVIRDQHKERTLQYIETGEKEGAKLVRDGREDKGLQQKGYFVGPTIFDNVTSEMKIWEDEMFAPILSVIRVKDLEEAIELTNKSRFANGSCIFTNDGGSVRTFREKIDAGMLGVNIGVPAPMAFFPFSGWKDSFYGDLHVNGKDGIEFYTRKKAITTRWV
- a CDS encoding aspartate aminotransferase family protein; this translates as METKPIGLQDKDEKYIWHAMRPYNPKATMVMSEAKGAYVKDTNGKEFLDAMSGLWCVNAGYGREELAQAAYDQLKELSYFPMSHSHVPAIELGEKLNEWLGDEYVIFYSNSGSEANETAFKIARQFHQQNGEPGRHKFISRYRAYHGNSMGALAATGQAQRKYRYEPLAQGFLHVTPPDIYRCPYKGSDEERSLACADEIDRVITWEMNESVAAVIMEPIITGGGVIMPHESYLPRVREICDKHGVLLIVDEVICGFGRTGKRFGFQNYGVTPDIVTMAKGITNGSLPLSATAVRKDIYEAFKGTEKYDHFRHVNTFGGNPASCAVALKNMEIMERENLVERSEKMGKKLLEKLRELKEHPNVGDIRGKGLLAGIELVENKLTQDPASSEKVDRIIALCKEDGVIIGKNGSTVDGFNNVIALCPPLIIDDEQLDIIVNTIKKAFAKR
- a CDS encoding PucR family transcriptional regulator: MELTVQDALNRPLFKNAKVIAGENGLNRRVNWVHIVEINKFGHLLNGQEIILTTGVEWTKDKTKGLHFMEQLITHNSSALCIETEKQNGNFSKEMLLLADKNNIPIIVFNKEVKFVDITKDLHEVLLGYRENSWWSLENLYKRFNDTLVSGGTIGEFLKVLHKSTKKQIVLIHNDNQFHFFPSPPAKQQKKWVKQIQDSPKDFCTYPVNFLNETVAKLYLLEDRDKVSFTHDLSAKRCSEFISQYFWKYYQQREVHQIKENEWLLQIYNGTMSHEKATELFKQNNPEVDFKQAIVGVIPESEGHISIEKNNSVITMGLMLIRSIFHSKGFNVLTVKDESKNCYVLLLINKREDSTFFLRITEATRHLFQSNIDGFSKEDIRLISFGKEVNSFKMVRESYQTSLISLNFQQSISPLQPPFYKNLAVYRLIDQSNDVSHLREIIYDYIGPIISYDQQNGTELLKTLKVYLKNLGSKKSTADELYIVRQTLYHRLNRIKLLIGEDFMDPEKRIMIETAIYFLMYFKKMSLISV
- a CDS encoding Zn-dependent hydrolase; amino-acid sequence: MEKQKVLIDGERLKNTIEEFADFGGTANNGVTRLALSEIDLKVRSHFQSECEKLGMTVVWDDMANMYATLPGLDNDQLPVVVGSHLDSVKKGGRFDGVLGVLTGLEVVRTIVENGIKPRVPIVVANITNEEGARFEPAMMSSGVLSGWFDKSTMLQSTDTEGTTFGEALRNSGFVGKEENRLTDAAAFLELHIEQGPVLESESLQVGIVEGVVGMVNYEIEVSGDSNHAGTTPMPLRKDALFATNNLITEIREKMNKLDDQLVYTIGRMNVSPNIHTVIPNKVVFTLEARHKDPNTIRQVEEIIEGLPESSGKEKCEVKTTKQWDRKTVWFDEEIVNAVERSAKNIGYSHKRMVSGAGHDAQFIATYIPAAMIFVPSVNGKSHAEDELTPWEDCERGVNVMLQTVLDLVN